The genome window GGTGTCCCACTTCCACTGTGGAGATAATACTAGTGCTGCAATATAGACCGGCGATCTGTCCGTCAAGCTGTAATACTtatccagcttggcccagcCAGAGTTGCAACAAGGACTCATGAACGGGTCATTCGCATATTTTTCCTTTGCAGTCTCGAACTGCTCAAGGAGGAAGTCCATTGTCGGCAATACTCTGTCAATGGTTGCATTGCGACCTTCTGTCCCTGTTGTGGCATCATAGAAGAACAACAGGAAGTCctggagcttttgcaattcTTGCCAGTCCTTTTCCGACACAGGTCGTCGTGTTCTCTTGATATGGTGGCAAAAGAGGTTGATCGCAGTCTTAAGCTTCGTTGCAGTACGGATCATCGCAtaccaagagttccagcgAGTAGAGTTGTCCCGTACGAGGTTGCGGCCGCCACTGAGCTCTCTGAAATTGGCCAAGCGTTGTGGGCTCCGCTGGATATATGCCACGATATTATGTAGTTTCCCAAGAGGCCCCTTgcgtcgccattgctccATCTCGAGTTCCGTGGGCGTTGTCAAGGCGCTCGTATTattctcatctgcaagagATTCATCGTTGGTCTGAAAGAGAAAGGACTGAGCGGCTAGGTTTATGATATGGCCGTTGCAGCGCAGGCGGTGGTGTTCCGCATTGTAGACAATCTGATACTGGTCGAAAAGTACTATTCACGGGCCACTTAGCATGGGTCACGGGCTGTGAATGCATTGTGGTCTGTAAACCCCCGCTGTACAATGCGTGAGCTGGCCATATGACGTACGTACGCGTAGAAagagccttcatcattgtaccgttgttgtctgcattgtccatcatgaaatagCCCACCTTGGAGGCAATTCCATAGTCGTTAATAATTTCCATAACACAGTCTGCCATATTTGGGCCCTAGTGCTTGCCGTCGAGTTCTCTCAAAGCCAGAACGGAGTATTCTAACTGGCCGGATTCGGATGTATAGTGtgcaacaatgccaagaatcGCAAGGGCATTAGGCGAAGTCCAGAGATCAACTGTGAAGTGTACTTTCGAGAGAGCTAACTGGGTCTCGCGTTTGACTCGAAGTTTCTGGGTCTCATATGTCCGCAAAGTACAACTGCGTATGGTTGAAGGAgagtttggcagccagttgtCGATCGCTGGATTCAGGAAGCAAAGTAAGGCCCTGAATTCTGCTTGCTTTGCCATACGAAAAGACCACACTGCAGGTCGTGATCCACTGTCGTATAGTTGTTCGAGGACGGCAGGGTCTACATCGTGAGTTGCAATCGTGGATAGACAGCGGCGTTTATAAtcggtggtttgatgggccTTTTCGAAGGCGTCGACAATTGTGGCTTGCATCAATGCAGTTCGGGTTTCTTGGGTAGAAGATATATCGATATTATGCCGGTCCTTTAGATGGGTTGAAATAACAGttgttccaccagactcgagaTACTCCTTTGCGCAGTACTTGCAGCGCCATATTGACTTCCCCTTCGCATTAAGAGTAACCTCATTGCGGCCAACAGGTGTATAGTGCCACACTTTCGAGTAGCGCCTTTTTGTAGCCGCCGAGGTGGTTATGGAAGGAGAGGACAGTGTAGGAtcatgacatggtgaatCAAGATTGTCTAATGGCTCGCTCCCAAGCCGCGAAAGCATATCAGAAGGCTGCGACGACATTATGTTGATACATTGTAATGGTCTTAGTGAGCATAATGACAATAGACTAAGCTAATACGGACGGATGCAGAAATATGAAAAGGGGAGGGGAGTTTGAATGAGCCCCTGAGAATCGAGCCAATCTCGCTTGCCACAGGTTCCCTGTATGGGCTGCTTGGGAAGGAACCTTAAAGCGCAAGCTGAAAAAAGTCTTCGGGCTAACCTATAGTGCCTTAAAGACGCAGATATTTGACCTCTGTTGTGCTCGTTGAGTCATGGAAATCACTATGTTCTAGTATCAATACGGCAATATATGGTCATATCCCGGATGCTAATATCATACGGCCACCATATGAGATTATGGGATATCATACGGtcaccatatcatatcatatggtaatatcaatatatggtaatatgtattgccatatcgcaaatactattggacacactgACCAAGACTGGCATAACCAGTCTGAACGCGACGACTCCGTTGGCGCCTCAGACCAAAAAGCCTACTACTCCATCTCTCGTTCCTCTTCACACCAACACTACTCGTCCTTCTGCTCAGTCCACGAAAGCTTTTCCCGTGCCGACGACTTCGAAGCCACCTGTCACTGCCGCGGCTCAAAAGCAAAACCCTGGTCTCGGTGTCGTTGCTATGGCCGGGTTTGCTGCCATGCTTTTCTGAGACCTTTTTCTGGCTAAATGGTGTATCTTGGCGTGGGCTCGCGCCAAGAGAGAAGAGTGAGAGACTACTGCGACAATGGGATAGAGATGACGTTTGCACCTTGCGGGAAATTTGGCTTGCTATCTAAATCTCGTCGAATTGACCAGCCCATCATAGTAAGAATATTCCATTAATTGTGGAACAGGTCTTAATTGTGCTCTCATTACGATATTAAAATAATGGTTCGGCTTAGCTGGATGTACAGTCCACAAGTACATGACTTTCTATTTGTAAACACTACTAGACCAAATTATGTTACCTTTCATCACACCAAGTTTTCCTTGATCACGATGCTGTAGCGCACGAACATCTTTAAGACGGTTGACATTGTGTTATAAAGATGGGGTCGATATAATGTTCAGAGGGCCAATCCACCACCTTTCAAAGGAAATACTTTTGTGTCGGGCATAGTTAGGTGTTGCATAATTTGGAGGGTATTGATAGAAGATTTCGTCGTTCTGCTTGTTGTCGCAGATCTTTTGCAACCTCTCCAACTGTCAATGTTTTATCTTCTAATTCATCCTTGTATATTCCAGCCTAAATAGCAGCCCAGTTGCCTAAGACAAGTTGGATTGCTTTCGTCGGGTCGTCAAATCAAATGTTTGGGTCTTCCACGCCTCCAGTCTTCCTAACCAGAGCATGGTTGATGGCCGTTTCCCACGTCGTAACCCAGCCTGCAACGTCGTCTGAGACCTTGGTAAAAGCCGTAGCCCACTGGTACATCCTTCTGGCAGCAGCCTGTTGCTTTCTTTCAGTTGTACCCACGCTTGTCTTCAGGATTGCGTACCATGGCCGTATGTCCCACACAGCACGGCACGAGCTCTGACGCAGCCCGTAGTCCACTGTGTCAGTCACCCAGGCCTTCAACTTCTCGCAGTcggtctcttcttctttgtatTCTCTGTAGTCCTGCTCATGCATCTTCCGCTCGAATGTGAATGATGCCTTATCCTCAGCCGTCAATTCAGATATGTTACGAGCATGATGAGCAGGATTCGTTGTCTCCAGAAGCATACCCATAGGTTCTCCCGATGGCGACCGGCCGACAGGCTGGCTTGATTGCCCACCTTGGCGGGTGTGTCTTCCAGACTGGGACGGGTATTCTGATTTCAAGATTCTAGCGGGAATCCCTTCTGTGGTACCCCTTCTAATAAGTGATGTCGAGGGTTGACCCCATTGCATTAGCATGAACAGGCACGGGCAGGACCAGATGACGACGCACGTGGGTGTTTCAATGATCCGGCTATGGGGCCGGCCACAACCCGCTGAAACACCAGTGGCGCTAGCCTTGACCTCTAATCATTGATCCCGGTCAAGTAATTGACGAGGTTTCCTTTTTGGCCTCAAAAATAGCCGGACACCCCCCGCCCGGCCTGGGCACCGCCACAGCCAGGTCTGATGACTTTTAGCGCCAACTCCATTCCGCCCTGGTATCTGTTTAACACTTCTAGCCGTCGGAAGTAGATCCCGGGCTTGACAGTGCCATGTGGAGCCCTTCACCGGGCGTTAATAGactcagtcagtcagtcagtgCCATGTGGCGCACATCAGTGCGGGGAGCCGTGAAACGTGAATCAAACCCTTGGCGCCTATTAGTCGTGTTCAAGGACCCCCAGTGGCCCAAAAGGACCGCATATTTGTTGCTCCGCCTGGGCTGGCGTACCGCAGTAGCCTGGATCCCGCGGACAGGCCCACCTTGCACCGCAATGAGTCCAAAGAGTAGTTGGTGTTCTAGTTGACGTAGAGCCTGGACCCCGCTGtattgagtgagaattatGTAAATGGAGCGAATGCAGATATTTATCTTGTAAGCAGCTTCGCCGAAGCGCGAAGCCGTCACAAGTCGCCATGTCTGATACAATCTCAAATCCAGGAGGTTGATGATACAATACCGCGTTGCGCCATTGTGAAGGCAGCGACTCAGCACATCTTGAAGTCCTGATGGCTGACACTATGCCAAGAATAGCAGGGACTAACCTACTGTTTAAGAGTCGAAGCTGCTCATGCGTGAAGTCACCCTGTATTCTCGCAATGACACTTTACTGACTGAACCCCGAGCTGCTGCGACAATTGATGATAAGAGTATCAAGCAAACGGACCGAGAATGCACTTGGtgctgctgcatctcgaTGTGACGAACAAAACGGTAGATCTGTACCTCGCTGTTCACGAGAACACTGTAATACTTCAACATGTCATGGGTACTGGTAATAGTTGCATTTGCCTTCCAGGCAATAATATTATGCTTACTTTAATTGAACGACTTAATCTTGACGACCCAGGACGCTCGATCGCAATTGCCAACAGGCATCGCTGAACTGGACTGGGCGGCAAGCTGGCTTCCAAGACATCCCTGCTTGAATCCCGGCAATGTTCCGAACTAACAACGCGTGGAACGTCCTGACAGACAGCCCACAGCCACGAAGGTCACAACTCGTACTCATCATTAACTGGTTTAGGACAAGCGCAACTCTGTTAGCTTTTCCGGTAATGGCACTTGCAGCACTTGGATGGGAAGTCATTTGGCCAATCACGCTAGATCTGAGGTTCCTGCAGACATGACCATATTTAAGTACTGCACATGTAACGTGGAGTAAATAGTTTGCCCTGTTGGAGGAGTCTCCACCAGGCGTAATTAactctctctctgtctctctctctctctctgtgtgtgtgtgtggcGCGCATAGCGTCTTCTGCATCTGGTACAGTAtggaagttgatgttgcaaTTTAATGCTTGTCTCCAATCAGCCGAGGATGGTCTAGCGGTAGATAAGGTTGTTTGACATATGTAGCAATCCGTCGGACGGTATCTGAATAGCGACAGGGAAAAACGAAGTCCGCGACTACAATACTTTTGCAATAGATTAGGAACGTACCGCAAATGGGCTTAATAAGTGGCGATGTATCACTGCCCTGACATCATAGAATAGCTACAGTTCAATTAGGAATGTTTCTCACTATGGCATTACTTTCCATAGCTCTCAGCGCATTGTTGGAATCGATGGACACAGTTTGGCGATGTCGGAGGGTTTGTGGCTGATGTGGGGTGCTTACGGATGGAGTCCTGTATAATGGACAGTCAGCACCCCGGTCATGCTATGAATCATTCCTTAGTGTTAACTTTGTAGAAATTAGGGTTCGTATGGCGAGATGGCAAACTTGCCGCCCTTTCCGACTTCTCGGCAACTGATCAGCCCACTGGCAGATGGACAGGGGCTCTgacacatcaccaacagtcTGAGTTTGCAACGTGTCCgagcgagtatattgacaactggctaggcgactacTACGAGTATCTCAAAGCTAAGGAAGAgacagaacaagaaaaggagagctcagcccgttacagaGTTGATCTAAATACCAGCCGCGGACTTTCGTGAGCCGCCAATCCTACCTGGTTGACAGAGTAGAAGTCTGCGCTCAAACAGTATTAGTGTGCGAGGTGGCTCAGCTTGATTGTTTCAGGTGTCACGGAGCCCACGCTAAGGGCGACGACGAGAACCGCATAAATATCAGTATTGATGGAGTTATGTATCTCCACCATTGGCATCCCTCTCGCTGGAATATACCGTAAAAATGACATTAATATTCCGATAACGCGGATATTTGTGCTATAGCATATGTATGAAAGTAAATAAAGTATAAACACCCCCAGCTCCCACCGATTCAAGTTGCCCGTTTCTTGCTTTTTGTACACCATTGAAATAGCTTCAATTCAGCACACCAGTTCTCCTACTATATGGTAAAAATATGCTACCATGGATTCAATCTGGGTCAGACTATAGGGATGTGAGCGCCCCGATACCTATGAGGTAAGATTCTAGACGCAACTTTACGATCAGATTGCTGAACCCTACTAGCTCAGAGTTCCTCTTAGGGTATTCTGTGTATCTCCTATGACCGGCCAGTTTGAGTTCGTTAACCGGTCGTTTGATATTGAGCTAGTTGGAAGGAAAAACGTAACACTGCGTGCCAGAAGCATGCAAGCATCAATAATACTGCACAGAGCATTCCATTCCCTCCTAAAGCGTGATAAGTACAATCGTTTTCCGCTCGCTGAACTGCAAACACATTTAACTGTGGGCTGTAAAATACAGTACCTATTTCAAGACTCAAAGCCGATCAGCCCAGCTGCAGTCGATTTGTGTATCATATTTAGCCACGAATTATTGAATCAGAACCAACTATTGACATTCGGTAACCTCCTAAGCTCTGATGACTGGATGGCTTTTGATCACCGTACTGGAAAGGCTATCGAAAAAACAGTTTGTACATCAATGGATCCGTTCAGCGGATATGTGACGATGGCACACACTGAAACGGGTCGCAATGAATCGAATTTCGGTGCCACGGAGCTGCTACAAATGTTAACTGCAGCAAAGCTCGAACCCACTACACTGCTTAGCCACGTGGACCACATATAAGTGGCCCTGcatccatcttctcggcTCTCAGCTTACCTAAAATCCATTGCATTCGTACCTGAAAGTGGATGTAATGGATGGATTTAGGTGGACTTAGGTACCTATGGCAGGATATTCCCTTGCCCGGTACCTCAACGGTCCGTACTGCTTATTTCTGCATGGAATTGCCTCTTAAATCGAGATACCTGGACCCCAGTTTGCAAGGCCGATCACCACACAGTCAATCTTACAACTGCCGGTATTGAGTACGTTTTCTACGGACTTCCTGCTGTTTGTTTTGCAAGAAATTGTTTTTACGATGTAAGCCAACAAGTCAGTCCAGTCCGAGCAACTGAAGTTGCTAGGAGACAGTCTGTTTCGCCATTTCAGAGGCTGGACTTGTTCAGAACCCGCTCATGATACTAGCTCGTGGCTGTGGGACTCTGGCTATGGTATTCAACGTCATGGCATACGCAAATGGGCTTGCAAGCACTGTATCCTCATAAATCGTCCCATTATCGCGAGTTTTGCCTCTTCACGTCCCCAGAACGCAGTAAATCATCTACAGCGTGAGCACAAAACACTAGCGCCAGTGCGAGTGAAAAGGAGTCACGGCACAGCTGAAATCAAATGGCGCACTGGAATCGAACCAGCCGACTATTGCATCTACTTTGAAACTGGACGTCGACCAGCCTAGGGAACAGAATATTGCGCGCAACCTGCTTCATCTCACAGTTTGATAAGCAGCACTTTCAGCGAATGCTAATCGTGTTAATCGTCAGTGGCAaccagtccttctccttcgtcGAGAACCCCGTCCTCTGAGAAATCTTCGACTACTTCAGTCCGTCCGTTTCTACCCAACTGTCAGATTGTGGCTTGTGGCGCTCCGTCACCAAACGGAAGTCAGTTCAGTACATGAGAAACCAGTTGTTCATTCTTTGAGAACAAGGAACAATAACAATAATGAATATAACTCTGAAGATACAATTCTCTCCGTGAATAGTGGCACCGTATGTCTGACACCAACGCGCTAACTTGAGTGGCAGTGCCACTCGATATAAGCTCATTCAAGAGTATAACCGCCACAAGCagaaggttgttgaggtGCTGAGGAACTCCCCTGGACTGCCTCATatatcatttgatggctggccGTCGCGAAATAAGCTCGCCCTGTATGTGATTGCCTGCTTTTTAGAGATGAGAAGGATCAGCCGTACAAAATCATAATGGGAGTTCCAGAGGCTCATCGTCACTTCGGCTCAACGATCGGTAGGGAGGTTCTCGACGTCCTACACACTCTTGGCGGGAGCCCAGAAAAGGTTGGCTATTTCGCGCTTGACAACACTGAAAGGGAATTCCTATACCGGCATGATACTTTGGCTACACAGGCATGATCCTTACACCGGCATGACTTTTACCACCTTTGATTCACCCAGATTTTATTGACCCATAGGTACTTCTCAACAAAGGCGGTGTAGCCAGCTTCCTTAACATCTCCTAAATCACTTACAGCTTGGTCTATTACAAGCCCAATATTGCGCAATTAGTCTCTCACCATTTGAGGCTTGCGTTCCAGATCGCGATCGTATAGAAGTACATAATCGGTAAGGGCCATAAAAACTGATTAAAAACAACTAAGTTACAGTACTTTatataacgtgggtgcatagcgagctGGACAGCATAGCGAGCTGGACACCCCACCTAGTAAATGCAACTATCTATTTTCAACTGCACATTTCTCTACCAATAATAATGGAAACTTCAGATAAAGAAAGGAAAATGATCTTAGCTTGCCAAGCTATACAGAAAACCCCAAAGCTAAGCATCCGAGCAGCTGCAAAGATCTAAATGGTACCTCACAGCACGCTTAGCGCCCGCATTAAGGGAATACCTGCCAGACGCGATATTATGCCCGATTCTCAGAAACTCacaaatctagaggaatcCACAATTGTTGACTATATCCTCGACCTAGACTCGCGATCATTTCCTCTCCGGCTtagtggtgtgcaagatataGCCAATTGACTGCTCGCCgatcgcgacgcgcctcCCGTGGGACCccgatgggcttcaaactttgtcAAACGCCAAAAAGAGCTAACCACGCGTTTTACCCGTAGATATGACTACCAGAGAGCTctatgcgaagatccaaaaATAATTCGGCCctggtttgagcttgtgcgCGAtacagtcgcgaaatacggcatcctAGAGGaggatttccacaactttaACGAGACCGGCTTTATGATGGGTATGATCTCAGCCACTATGGTTAttacaagctcagatagATATGGGAAGC of Pochonia chlamydosporia 170 chromosome Unknown PCv3seq00028, whole genome shotgun sequence contains these proteins:
- a CDS encoding BED zinc finger domain-containing protein — translated: MSSQPSDMLSRLGSEPLDNLDSPCHDPTLSSPSITTSAATKRRYSKVWHYTPVGRNEVTLNAKGKSIWRCKYCAKEYLESGGTTVISTHLKDRHNIDISSTQETRTALMQATIVDAFEKAHQTTDYKRRCLSTIATHDVDPAVLEQLYDSGSRPAVWSFRMAKQAEFRALLCFLNPAIDNWLPNSPSTIRSCTLRTYETQKLRVKRETQLALSKVHFTVDLWTSPNALAILGIVAHYTSESGQLEYSVLALRELDGKH
- a CDS encoding gag protein (similar to Colletotrichum gloeosporioides Nara gc5 XP_007273189.1), with product MGMLLETTNPAHHARNISELTAEDKASFTFERKMHEQDYREYKEEETDCEKLKAWVTDTVDYGLRQSSCRAVWDIRPWYAILKTSVGTTERKQQAAARRMYQWATAFTKVSDDVAGWVTTWETAINHALVRKTGGVEDPNI